From the Micromonospora lupini genome, one window contains:
- a CDS encoding class I adenylate-forming enzyme family protein gives MRTRGLRGVLAADTELGAGNMLARVLAHGADPDGPGLTFDTAVDGHPAEAPLTLGQLDERVAARVAWLHERGVRPRDPVAVWATAAADMVLSFLALARLGAIPALMNGKLRPEIAAEYIRRLRGVGVLADDAHTALLSGHDLGVPLLGTPAQAGTGDPAQAPAHYRHHSDDPIVITHTSGTTGVPKAVLHSHASLFAATRHLLTMPQAQGTRRILNALPAPHTATVLMVNQALGNRAEMFLLSEQGGERVLDAIQRWRPDGVFGFSVTWAELARFDLSGYDLDSVRLWFNTGDCSHEPHIRRLVAVGCRDTVTRDGVARVPGSVFIDGLGSSEMGHSMFHITHRADTDRYGRCIGRPYEFARVAVLDAEGEPVPVGEVGFLGVDSPSLFRGYWNDAVTTYRFRQRGWYLTGDLVRADADGRYYHLDRAVDSVDAGDGRRFFTALSEEQILATCPDVTDCTVVIVAEAGGVVTDVLLELAAGADETEDRTERVRAALGPDVGATLRRVVPVRSDDIPVTVTGKVRKVALRERYLSEASS, from the coding sequence ATGAGGACGAGGGGACTGCGCGGCGTGTTGGCCGCCGACACCGAGTTGGGCGCGGGCAACATGCTGGCCCGGGTGCTGGCGCACGGCGCCGATCCGGACGGCCCCGGCCTGACCTTCGACACCGCCGTCGACGGGCACCCGGCCGAGGCGCCGCTCACGCTGGGCCAGCTCGACGAGCGGGTCGCGGCCCGCGTCGCCTGGCTGCACGAGCGTGGGGTACGCCCCCGCGACCCGGTCGCCGTCTGGGCGACCGCAGCCGCCGACATGGTGCTGAGCTTCCTGGCGCTGGCCCGGCTCGGGGCGATCCCGGCGCTGATGAACGGCAAGCTCCGTCCGGAGATCGCCGCCGAGTACATCCGCCGGCTGCGGGGCGTCGGTGTGCTCGCCGACGACGCGCACACCGCGCTGCTTTCCGGGCACGACCTGGGCGTACCGCTGCTGGGCACGCCCGCGCAGGCCGGCACGGGCGACCCGGCGCAGGCCCCGGCGCACTACCGGCACCACAGCGACGACCCGATCGTGATCACCCACACCTCCGGGACGACAGGGGTGCCCAAGGCGGTGCTGCACTCGCACGCCAGTCTCTTCGCCGCCACCCGGCACCTGCTCACCATGCCGCAGGCGCAGGGCACCCGCCGGATCCTCAACGCGCTGCCCGCGCCGCACACCGCCACCGTGCTGATGGTCAACCAGGCGCTGGGCAACCGCGCGGAGATGTTCCTCCTGTCCGAGCAGGGCGGCGAGCGGGTGCTCGACGCCATCCAACGCTGGCGTCCCGACGGGGTGTTCGGTTTCTCGGTCACCTGGGCCGAGCTGGCCCGCTTCGACCTGTCCGGGTACGACCTGGACTCGGTGCGGTTGTGGTTCAACACCGGCGACTGTTCGCACGAGCCGCACATCCGCCGGCTCGTCGCGGTCGGCTGCCGGGACACCGTCACCCGCGACGGGGTGGCCCGGGTGCCCGGCTCGGTCTTCATCGACGGGCTGGGATCCAGCGAGATGGGGCACTCCATGTTCCACATCACCCACCGCGCCGACACCGACAGGTACGGCCGCTGCATCGGCCGGCCGTACGAGTTCGCCCGGGTGGCGGTGCTCGACGCCGAGGGCGAGCCGGTGCCGGTCGGCGAGGTGGGTTTCCTGGGCGTCGACTCGCCGTCGCTGTTCCGGGGCTACTGGAACGACGCGGTGACCACCTACCGGTTCCGCCAACGCGGCTGGTACCTCACCGGCGACCTGGTCCGCGCCGACGCCGACGGCCGCTACTACCACCTGGACCGGGCTGTCGACTCGGTCGACGCCGGAGACGGCAGGCGGTTCTTCACCGCCCTGTCCGAGGAACAGATCCTCGCCACCTGCCCGGACGTCACCGACTGCACTGTGGTGATCGTCGCCGAGGCCGGCGGCGTGGTCACCGACGTGCTGCTGGAGCTGGCCGCCGGGGCCGACGAGACCGAGGACCGCACCGAACGGGTCCGCGCCGCGCTCGGCCCCGACGTCGGCGCCACGCTGCGCCGGGTGGTGCCGGTGCGCTCCGACGACATACCGGTCACCGTGACCGGCAAGGTCCGCAAGGTGGCCCTGCGCGAGCGCTACCTGAGCGAGGCGTCGTCGTGA
- a CDS encoding beta-ketoacyl-[acyl-carrier-protein] synthase family protein has protein sequence MTALITGMGLFTPVGRGVEETFDALTTGRSGLTRPPDGHPAHASLDVAGLLPDIDPRSVVSGPESRVLDRIVVLALLAAADALADAGIEVGRDVDRSRIGVIVGGVGGMATLETQVLARAARGRAAVSPYLLTGILPNMPAARIAIAHGIRGYSSSVGTACASGAQAVADAVRLIRAGEADVVVCGASEAPLFPTFADTFGNARALARAGDDPSRASRPFDTSRSGFVLSEGAALLVLESAEHAAARGVTGYAEVAGYGATTDAYHPTAPRPDGAGAAACIRGALRSSGVPAAAVGYVNAHGTGTKLGDIAETTALVDVFGDGGVPVSSTKALTGHLLGASGALEVAVTALALGRGLLPPTYHLDDPDPACPADHIRGTPRKADPEYALTNSFGFGGQNVSLLLARVAEPRR, from the coding sequence GTGACGGCCCTGATCACCGGGATGGGCCTGTTCACCCCGGTCGGGCGCGGCGTCGAGGAGACCTTCGACGCGCTGACCACCGGCCGGTCCGGGCTGACCCGGCCGCCCGACGGTCATCCGGCGCACGCGTCGCTTGACGTCGCCGGCCTGCTGCCGGACATCGACCCGCGCAGCGTCGTGTCCGGGCCGGAGAGCCGCGTGCTGGACCGGATCGTCGTGCTCGCGCTGCTCGCCGCAGCCGACGCGCTCGCCGACGCCGGCATCGAGGTGGGCCGCGACGTCGACAGGTCCCGGATCGGCGTGATCGTCGGCGGCGTCGGCGGGATGGCCACCCTGGAGACCCAGGTGCTCGCCCGTGCCGCCCGGGGACGCGCGGCGGTCAGCCCGTACCTGCTCACCGGCATCCTGCCGAACATGCCGGCGGCGCGGATCGCCATCGCGCACGGCATCCGGGGCTACAGCTCGTCGGTCGGCACGGCCTGCGCGTCCGGCGCGCAGGCGGTCGCCGACGCGGTCCGGTTGATCCGGGCGGGTGAGGCCGACGTGGTGGTCTGCGGTGCCAGCGAGGCGCCGCTGTTCCCCACCTTCGCCGACACCTTCGGCAACGCGCGGGCGCTGGCCCGCGCCGGGGACGACCCGTCCCGGGCGAGCCGGCCGTTCGACACGTCCCGCTCCGGGTTCGTGCTCTCCGAGGGGGCGGCGCTGCTGGTGCTGGAGAGCGCCGAGCACGCCGCCGCCCGCGGCGTGACCGGGTACGCCGAGGTGGCCGGCTACGGCGCGACCACCGACGCGTACCACCCGACCGCGCCCCGCCCGGACGGCGCCGGCGCGGCCGCGTGCATCCGCGGCGCGCTGCGCAGCTCGGGCGTGCCCGCGGCGGCGGTCGGCTACGTCAACGCGCACGGCACCGGCACGAAGCTCGGCGACATCGCCGAGACCACCGCCCTCGTGGACGTCTTCGGCGACGGCGGCGTGCCGGTCAGCTCCACCAAGGCGCTCACCGGCCACCTGCTCGGCGCCTCCGGGGCGCTGGAGGTGGCGGTGACCGCGCTGGCGCTCGGTCGAGGGCTGCTGCCACCGACGTACCACCTCGACGATCCGGACCCGGCCTGCCCGGCGGACCACATCCGTGGCACGCCCCGCAAGGCCGACCCGGAGTACGCGCTCACCAACTCGTTCGGGTTCGGCGGCCAGAACGTGAGCCTGCTGCTCGCGCGGGTCGCCGAGCCGAGGAGGTGA
- a CDS encoding beta-ketoacyl synthase chain length factor, protein MRELARARWPEDGDGDAPGVPGFVYSGFAPVVVAVAERCLRRRYGTGPVPAGTRTAIVLVSASGDRASAEHVRATVEAGGRVGPLFFYQSVPNSVAGHIAARWGLRGPVVCLSPTGDPYADGTAEATLLHDDGDADEVLLVLIEQAPDTPTEAVAVLLGGGARP, encoded by the coding sequence GTGCGGGAGCTTGCGCGGGCCCGCTGGCCCGAGGACGGGGACGGGGACGCGCCGGGGGTCCCGGGTTTCGTGTACTCGGGGTTCGCTCCGGTGGTGGTGGCGGTGGCCGAACGGTGTCTGCGGCGGCGTTACGGGACGGGTCCGGTGCCCGCCGGGACGCGGACGGCGATCGTGCTTGTCAGCGCCAGCGGCGACCGGGCGAGCGCCGAGCACGTGCGGGCCACTGTCGAGGCCGGCGGGCGGGTTGGCCCGCTGTTCTTCTACCAGTCCGTGCCCAACAGCGTCGCCGGGCACATCGCCGCCCGCTGGGGGCTGCGCGGCCCGGTGGTCTGCCTCAGCCCGACCGGCGACCCGTACGCCGACGGCACCGCCGAGGCGACCCTGCTGCACGACGACGGCGACGCCGACGAGGTGTTGCTGGTCCTGATCGAACAGGCGCCCGACACGCCCACCGAGGCGGTCGCGGTGCTGCTGGGGGGAGGAGCACGACCATGA
- a CDS encoding beta-ketoacyl-[acyl-carrier-protein] synthase family protein has translation MAEPPVAQLTGVHAVSALGRGADAQLAGVLAGAPAFGPVRRFDTTARRVAVAATLPDVGTLAEELAAAIDAACAAAGLDGVRRAGCALLLAVHGGPVPGAGPAPAALAGQLALRAGLSGPTRVYTSACVSASTAVADAASLIARGDLDRAVVAAGYLVEPDQFALFDAGRALADDGAVRPFSAGRRGLLLGDGVAAVVLESSLVARRHGGDPVATVVGWGRAGDAFHPCQPDPSGTGLAQAVRAALRRAGLPPQAVGYVNANATGTAQSDAAEAAALRQALDGYATQVPVSSTKALHGHALEASGLLELVVTALALRQGELPVNAGWRAPDEACPLDVITDRPRRTTATHALTLNAAFGGANTALLVGAP, from the coding sequence ATGGCTGAGCCGCCCGTCGCCCAGCTCACCGGTGTGCACGCGGTAAGCGCCCTGGGTCGCGGCGCGGACGCGCAGCTCGCCGGCGTCCTGGCCGGTGCGCCGGCGTTCGGCCCGGTACGCCGCTTCGACACCACCGCCCGCCGGGTCGCCGTGGCCGCCACCCTGCCCGACGTCGGCACGCTCGCCGAGGAACTGGCCGCCGCGATCGACGCGGCCTGCGCGGCGGCCGGCCTGGACGGCGTACGCCGGGCGGGGTGCGCGTTGCTGCTCGCCGTGCACGGAGGCCCGGTGCCGGGCGCGGGGCCCGCCCCGGCGGCGCTCGCCGGCCAGCTCGCGCTGCGCGCCGGACTGTCCGGTCCGACCCGTGTCTACACGAGCGCCTGCGTGTCGGCGAGCACGGCGGTGGCCGACGCCGCCTCCCTCATCGCCCGGGGTGACCTGGACCGGGCGGTGGTGGCCGCCGGTTATCTGGTGGAGCCGGACCAGTTCGCGCTCTTCGACGCCGGCAGGGCCCTCGCCGACGACGGGGCGGTACGCCCGTTCAGCGCGGGTCGGCGCGGGTTGCTGCTCGGCGACGGCGTGGCCGCCGTGGTGCTCGAGTCCAGCCTGGTGGCTCGTCGACATGGCGGTGACCCGGTGGCCACAGTTGTCGGTTGGGGGCGGGCCGGTGACGCGTTCCACCCCTGCCAGCCTGACCCGTCCGGCACCGGGCTGGCGCAGGCGGTGCGTGCCGCGCTGCGCCGGGCCGGACTGCCGCCGCAGGCAGTCGGCTACGTCAACGCCAACGCCACAGGCACCGCGCAGAGCGACGCCGCCGAGGCGGCGGCGCTGCGCCAGGCCCTCGACGGGTACGCCACTCAGGTGCCGGTCAGCTCCACGAAGGCGCTGCACGGGCACGCGTTGGAGGCGTCCGGGCTGCTCGAACTGGTGGTCACCGCGCTGGCGCTGCGCCAGGGCGAACTGCCCGTCAACGCCGGCTGGCGGGCGCCGGACGAGGCGTGCCCCCTGGACGTCATCACCGACCGTCCGCGCCGGACGACCGCAACCCACGCCCTGACCCTCAACGCCGCCTTCGGTGGCGCCAACACCGCCCTCCTGGTCGGCGCCCCGTGA